actgacgtatcctacatcgcgatattaaaaagttatccgaagataaaaaatatatacaagaacccgacaccAACCAGACACACCACCCGTccggtcggaggatcctcccttttcagtGGTGGATAAGGAATGTTACACCCTATTCCATCACACCCCCCCAAATACCTTTTGTGTACTTTAAAATTCGGTTCCTATATTCCACCATAACGTTAacgattcgttttttttttcactgaaATGAACGGTTTCGAATGTGTCGTATTCGAAGTTGAACAGTTCGTGACACAGTATATTTTTTGGATACAGGAACAGGGTTTACATTAGCAATGGCTACACGGAGCCAACACACGACGTATACGGCCGCCGAGCCGTCACTACGCATTATTCAGAACGCTTCATAAAATATCATACATTTAGGGCGACCAAAACAAAtcgttttaaatatagaaaaaggTTTTCAGTACATAGTTCTGTACGCACaacttacaattattataattatttctgtatgttacaatttattcgtgttattagtaaataaagtttataacttttatatcGTCTATATACTATAGAGtaaagttattaaaacaataaatgtatattattatgtacttataaataaaataggataGACAATCGCTTACGCCTAAAtgtctacattttttatttcaatatcgaACTGCCAAAGTTGTGTTTgagatgaataaaaatttaattgtataaattttctaagaaatttaaatttctaataatacgATACGATTCAGCGTGTAACTTCCAAACAACTGCTGGGCATTGGTCTCTTTATTCATGTGTGAGAaggatccaccacgctgctcctccGCGttggtaacgatcgctatcagcgtatatgataagaaccgggacggacggctcaacgtgctctccgaggcacagtggggagacccacaaggatagacgtCTAAACCAAAAAgaagtatttgtatatattacaaatgtCCATCCCGAACGGGAACCGGGCCCGCaaacgttgtattatatttatgtttatattcagACATTAAGtatctattatattaaaaatgtaaaaaattatgaaaattaaataatccgAATTCTAGATTTTAGAAGATATTTGGTGTCATAATGATGTGAATGTCGTATCTGTGATTGTGAATAATTTTTCGCCTATTATCTTGTCTCATCTCTTTTTTTTGTCGATAATAAAATACCTAGCGTATATGTATCGTATGTTTTAATCTCTTCAGATACCAACAAATTGGGCGAGTATCTAACGTGTTTAGATTATTGGTTACGAGTGTGCAGTATGTACAGTGGCTAGCAAAAGTTTTGGGTCACCCTTGAATTTTTTCACAAATTCATTAGTATTATTACACATGTTTGGGACCGTTAAATCAATAAAAGTCGACAGAATTTtctcgaaataaaattatataaagcactatttttttattttaaactagtgACCCATCTGACTTCGCATGCTTAGTGTAATGATCTTATCGACAGCGTGGAATGAGACCCGCTCTTGGAATAATTCCTGagatatacatttaaattatttcgtaTAAAGGATTGTCATAATGTGCATGAGATTTTCTGTTAGATATAATAATacctactgttttttttttcaggtaaaATGATAACAATGCAAAACGGTAAACGTCAAATGATCTTCAGGAGACACACTTATTTCAAGCTCTACTGTACAAGAGATAAGACTCGCTGGGGTTGCACTAAATATCCGAGGTGCAAGGCGTATTTATTAGCAAACGATAATTTGATAATACACAGTGTACACAACCAACATAATCACGGTGAACAAAAACTTCACAAGGCTAAAGGtggaatttatataaaagtttaaaagacTGAGGGCTGGTTTAGCCGGTTATGGGTGAGGTTTACCCTACATAttagttacaaatatattacaaacagcagGAGGTAGCATAGGAGGACCTATGTTTTGTTGGATGCTTCTCCTGaattaagaacaaattttagATTCACATTTGCGAAtcgaaatatctcataaatacgaTTTTGAATTCgatagtgaaaaataataaaagataacaaagtgtgtgtgtgtgtgtgtgtgtgtgtgtgtgtattctCTCACGGCAGAAGCGAAACTTTTGAGAAGTAGCTTAAGAGAGGTTTTATTTCACCGAGATGATGTATtatatctcattctctcctatacatttattgcgtttgtttctttatcgtaacccattttcgtttcatcgagttccACATCACaacgattttaaagaagtttcactccAAAACTTTTATCAGCTTGACACCGCCGTCTGAACAAATaccgttatccacaactgacGAAACCGACTCTGAAGTTAATAAAAGAAGTAAAGGTGATTCGTGACTTCGATCGAATGTTAtgataaaattgatttaaaagaaaaacaactaAATTTGTGCATTTATGTTTAACTATGTTTTTGTCTGacattttgattgattttaagtaagtattcaaatttaatttttgtattgaatattttgtttctctttcacattttactaattaataaaaaagaatgtcaaaatagaaaaaatgacaaagcagtttttatttaaactaacttGTCTGATCTTGCGAATTCTGTGGCTTTATTAGTCCTTAAGTTATTCTATTGTTTTCTTGTCAGTTTTGGTAATTTTTCATTCCATAAAAATATTCTACAAAATATACCTTAAATAAAGATGAGTGGAACTTAaggaaagtaaaataaattaactaactAAACTTAAATAAAGATGAATGAAATCTTGAAAGTAACTGCGTGACCAAGGGAAATATGAactttttatataggtataaaaataaCTCGCCGAAATGAATGATGTTAATAATTTCCGAACCGCTTCACCAAaatggatatattttttttttttgtcttcgtTCGTGTCAGAACAAGATTTGTATAATGGAATATTCAGAAAAAAAGTCGATATATTGaggaaaaaaattttgttcgctGGGTTCTCtagtttacaatttttttttattattatcatttaaattcattttacatgaaaaaattacagtaatataCTCCAAAAATACCAGAGATTTGTCCTGAGTTAAGTTTGAATACATTTCATTtaggcaattaaaaataacgtgGGTAGTTCTACAAACTAAAGTAAGTATCTTTTAATTCGGTGTAAATGCATACGCAGGGAAGGCGATCGAGGCGCAAAAGCGGTTTGTTACAAACAGTCACAGAATGTTCAGATAATACGACTCcaattaatttcttttcttttttatatatacgtatatagaagataaataatagtttttttgtttccttttcaGCTACAATGATAACCTTACACAACGGCAAACGTCAGTTGATGTTCAAGAATCACTTATACTTGAAGTTATACTGCACCCGCGATTTGATTCGATGGCGTTGTACAAAGCATCCAAAATGCAAGGCGTGTGTGGTGACGAATGAAAATTTAATAGTCCAAAGTACGCACAATGAGCACAGTCATAGCGTCCAACAGCTATATGTAACTAAGTATGgtacatatttaaaagttaagacGTGATAGAAAATTTACAGTATTGTTTTATTGCCTAATTTTCAACGACAAAAGTTATTTAACGTTTTATGTTTGAATCGTAGATCCTGAAATTGACATGTTGCTTCATAAAAAAAAGCTTCATTATATAGAACGAGTAACGAACcgttacaaatatttctatttttatttcctcAATGATGGAAGGATTTTAGTGCTTCCCGTAAGTTTTgctttttgttaattatataataattatattagaaacTAGTTGTGCCTTCGTTGTGACTTCATtggcgtggaatttaacaaaaaagttattttccagttcgcagagctataaaataaataaatttctaaaataaaagtagcataagttactccttattacatcagctatctgccagtgccGACTGCcgacaaaatcggtccagctgttttagAAATTAGCCcgaacacacagacagacaaaaattgtaaaaaatgatatgTATTTGCTAAAAAGCGGTCATttacatattacaaacagacacttcaatttgatttatttgtataagataattaatgtaatttaaataccttgacaaatattatacaataatatgatacaaaaaaaaaaaaacaattcaattggttacaacaatttaaatacaacaattttaGTCAAAAAACTGTAATGAAATGACGctagaaataaaaggcttttctattttatttttgtttttattttatttatcttacggatccggtatcggtcgatggtacccttctcgaagttgttcaggattatatttacctaggccatactatccaactaggccgcaacaacttcgagaaggaggccgataggaggattcggttgggctgggcggcgtttggcaggctccgtcgagtcttcacttcgaggattccgcaatgcttgaagacaaaagttttcgagcaatgcgtcctgcctgtgttaacatacggagccgagacgtggacactgaccaagggactggtccacaagtttaaagtcgctcaacgtgcaatggaacgggctatgcttggggtctctctcaaagacaggattagaaatgagactatccgcgagagaacgaaagtaaccgacatagcccacagaattagcaagttgaagtggcagtgggctggtcatctgtgtcgcaggaccgatggccgttggagtagacgggtcctagagtggagaccgcgtcttggcaaacgcagtgtgggacgtcctccggcccgttggaccgacgatctacgtaagattgccggtgtaggctggatgaggattgcggaagaccgggatgtgtggcgcgaacttggggaggcctatgtccagcagtggactgcgataggctgaagtgtgagtgGTGAGTGATCTTACAGACCCTGCAATATTCTGATTATACCTATCCTACGATTCTTATGTTAACTTATGCCCTGACTTAgaattctgtaaataaattcctttaataactaaattaactACTTTACCCTGTGACCTTTTTAgtgttgaattatatatatattgttgcaGTATATTTGAgctttaaatataatgttttgtttCCAGAAGAAGTGACAAAACCAAAAAAGGGACAAACGAAAGAAGAAATATCAGAAAAAATAAAGAACGACCCTCAGAAATTAGCggctgaaaaagaaaaaagaaagcgAATGTATAAAAAACTGATAGAATCTGGCAGAAAAGAACTAATATCTGAAATTTTGGAGTGTGAAAAAATCCAAGCTCGCGAAAAATGCAGGGTATACTCAGAAAGTGACTACAAAAACAATAAGTTAAAGATTAAcctaatgaataattttattagagaAAATACCCTgtctaattttaacaataaccGTTTGGGTTTTAGCCTCTTAGATTCCGTAATCTCAGCAAATCTTGATATAAATGACCCTCAACCATTGTCGCCAACGCCATAGCCAAGATTTAAATCAGCACGAGAACGATAATAATGTATCTTTCAATTTTTgacaacttattattattattattgggcttaatggctttcagttagGTGTATGAGGAtaaattttttacggatgaaacggcaacgtttttgtcgaacaacagttaatgttgtttttggtaggtagagccacctagcgtgttcTATAGAAACTGCAAATGtaggtttaaagaactttattttctcaagaacattacagttcacttatgagtattgtacatatagatactttattaaatatgtaacaaacagttcgaccgtatttgtttaaataggtaATGACTCAAAAAAGGGAAAGGTAGCAATAAAGAATCATGTTTACTTATTTGTTTACTACGAGTATTATGAATCATATTGTGAACACGGTTTAGTTTGTCTTTTTGTTTGATTGAAGGTAGTTGATAAATTAATGTGAATGTTTATgagggatttttttttgttgtgattgtataggtatatatatatttttgtttatttgttatatttattcatttgtgttttatgtttatttatccattacattttaagtataatttttttttttttaaattttttttattattatttttatttttttttatttttttttatttattcatttatgctttatgtttatttatacacattatgtttcaagtatatatttttttaatttacttttgtatgtAGAAaggttttcacatatttttatttcatttggtagTTTATTGTACCTCATGACACCAtcatataaaatgtttcttttaccgTACCCTGTTCTTGGTGTAATGAGTTTCAGTTTGTGTGTATTTCTTAAGTTGTGTGTATACTCGCGTTTGATAAAAGCTGTCTGCATGCGGATGTGTCcagataaaattttttttattaacatgcaTATGTTTACAGTGTAAATTTGCTCAAGGTTATGTATTTTAGTGGTTTTGTATACCATAGTTATGCATTAATATATGTTATTGCAttaatagtattacattgcaaactaactagatggcgctagaacggaaatctaaaaccttagatttgtataaatataaaggaGACTTAATATTAGTtttccaaagaagtttcaccTCACCTTTAATTTGCGTAGGATTATTTTACTACCGActtaaaaaggaggagtttctcaattccaCTGTTTTTCTTTGTGTTACCTCGTAACTTCTTACTTAGTAAGACGATTTCgatgataattatattaatcaaaaactaatgcttgtcgtgtggtcatatttaattttttttttttttgagattgaATTAGCACttattgagttatttctaattatactcatttatttgactattttttcgtctacctacgttgtacttgtccatgtaattgaagtcggttttattttgtttgcaaGCAATCACAATTACTACTCTTTTATTTTTGCTAGGATGTACTTATTTcttgaaaatgttattttaatgcgATTTTGAcgttaattatattatctaattAACTAGCTtaccccgtaaacgttgttttgccatatattttattaacctccCTCAATCCCCcgccccctataacttagggtaatgaaaaatagatgttattcgattctcagtCCTACCCAATATCCACACAAAttttcatgagaatcgatcaagccgtttcggaagagtttaactacaaacatcgcgacacgagaattttacatattagattattgaataaatattaggTAGAAGTAAAAAGTGCAATGCAGATTTACTCGCTCTAATTTCTAATACTGCATTGCACTTCAAAAATGCCTATGCTGCTAGCTTATCATTATTACCAATCAGAACTGAACTTGGATTACTTGTGACACACCACGATCGTTCTAGAGTCCAAAGTTTGGGCTCACACCTCTCACGCTAAGCACTTGAACATCTGTACCTTCCACCAGCTGACATACTGTCAATTAAATCAACATGTTGGCTTGAAGAAGCTTTATCAAGTTGGCTCCACCATTAAGCCAGTGCTATAACTCATAATAATGTCAGGGAAGTACTCGAGAACAAGAGAACGAAAGTAGACGTGCTTTCTGCCCACcactatttctttatttttttaacttttttttatttggatcaGTCAGCCATGTTTCAgtccatataaaaaaataataatatccgTGGTGTGTTTGAACACCCACGGAACATCTTTGCAGAAAATGAGAATTTATAAACAGGAAGTTTTATGTAACTTCTtcgtatgtattataaattatcattcatcatgtaattttgtttatgtatgcACACTACTTATGTTTTCTATTCGATCTAATCTGAATATCGCCTTTTcagcaattttaatttaaccgtGTACcttagtgtatttatattataaaacataacatatttaacaggtaaaataataacattggaAAATGGCAAACAACCGATGTTGTACGAAGGATATACGTATTTCAAGCATTACAAGGTTCGTGATTTATTTCACTGGAGTTGCACGAGATTCGGAAAGTGTAAAGCTTTTGTGTTAGCTGGGGACGAAGATTTGACGATACACAGCGTACATAATGAACACAATCATGGTGTCCAGAACTTTTACGTTAATAGCGCTGGAAAGTATATTAAGGTTAGAAATCATTAAGCATTTATCGAATTAAATACGCGTATACGTTAGACATCGAAGAAATAGTCAAAAACTTAAGTTAAGTTTTTGGGTGCCATATTCAGAAAACGAGCAGATTAGAACGAGCAGAAGTTCAAAATTTAACGGTTCGTGATCAAAAGATATGTTTCTAAAGTGAAATATGCGTGTAAATAAATCTGAAAATGATAGATCAAAAACTAAATAAGcctaatcataaaaatataggaTCAAGCTTTGATATCATATACCAAATTGTAAAATGCAACGAAATGATGGATTTGACAACTACAAAGTTTGATAATActgctttaatttaatttattattcacttatcgaatatatatgtatagcaCGCCTACGAGACGTTTGTTTAGGTATGTGtaacttttaattatgtttatataattttatgtttgtttatttttcgtaGTGTTGAAGCTTCAGGTTCAACTTCGCTTCACGACACAATTGACTTTATATTTGGTCAGGCGTCAACTGATCAAATTAGTGACGGTGAACATagaattaatttcaatatactGCTGGCACTGCTCATAGTAAGAACTcagtcttttatttttatttccttcaATCCATGATTTTTAAAACCCCCTGCACGAAGAAGCCTAAAAAAGCCTAAAAAAGTCTGTGGAAATTTTGGGAATTCAAGAAATATTACCTGGAACTAATTTAAACAATTGAGAACAAAGAAATCTGCACTTTGGATGGAATGAGTGGCCTAGACGTTAGTGCttagaattaataatattacggTATAACACCCTTCACCCCAGCACTCTTAATAAAggtaaaattttagttataagaaataaaaggcaGTATAAGGTCAGTAActgattttgtaatttttttattgcatattttCACTTATGTATTAGCTACTAACAATTAATaaggtttttaatatatattttttacaattataattaggCTAATTAAATAGTTATTGTATATCATAGTTAACAGTACTTAATTAAGGCAGTGTAGTAATCTTAGTATTagtttagttaaatattttaatttcatacaatactttttttttcattttaaggcttattttaagttttttacaaCCTTTTTGCAAATAATCAAATTAGTTACTGAAATATTTACCtacatacaacaacaaaaaaattatacatctaCTTGCAGTgcttaaattttgaattttttactttgtattatattCATTACACACACTGtatagtgatttattattaaaaatctgtTTGAttgtattatattcatttaattcatttagtatccatttttttaaataaaacaatttaaaatatttgttacattgTGTAGTGATTGAGTGTTATAAAATTTCAGTTTGACTTCACTCGTTTTCAAAAATGACCGATATAAAAGAGCTTTAAAAGAAGCGAGGCAGTTGTAAAGTAGATTCACTGCATTCGGAACCTATTTATATCTACTAAATGATTCTGAATTAACCCCTTATCAGGTAATGGAGTTATATTACGTGTCGGTAAATCAGAGAATTTATAtgacgattttaatgaaattcaacaacaattagattttttttcatgaaCTTTAATAATATGAACAATTAAAATGTGTATGTGATAATATTGAAGCCGAATCTATTGAGAGGTCTACTATATAATCGCaatattacaaaatcaaaaattgcgatctagtgggtacatcgttccatagcgtaattggctagagcgccgacacggtcagtcggagacgcgggttcgatccccgctggagaggtcaatttttgatatgatattcaaaaatgtttagaattcctaatgtgtgggtaacacaaaaataaaattgtacatattaaaaatagcatggtgtcgtcacctgtcaaagattttcattgtaatatgaaactttgaatacttacgggtctctgtaaagaactcactatagaagGCGCCAcgattcgcttaaaccgaaaataaaaatcatcatatcaaaaatttcgatctagcgggtacatcgttccatagcttaattggctagagcgccgacacggtcagtcggagacgcgggttcgatccacgctggagcggtcaatttttgatatgatattcaaaaatgtttagaattcctaatgtgtgggtaacacaaaaataaaatcgtacttcttgcactgtttgcctcgctatatgaaacacttactcatgaccatgggtcgactggaagaaatctctttcagagataagtccacctttgccataaaccttactattattttacgtttctataaagtatataataataataagttaattatattttgtttgaatgtatgcatattttttgtttcgttataataaataagtttgattTACTTTCAATTGATagcaatgttttttattattagcttaTATTCCAATCTTAAATTtccgtaaataatatttttgagtcAGGTATATTTTTTCTACATAGACGgttatttatatgtgtacacCTTAGAGTCGTATGTTAAAGCTTTGTGTATCTTTGAACTAGAAACGTAAGGGctaatgcatattttattttttgcaggTATGCTAATAACATTGTTAAACGGTAAAACTCAGTTGTTATACAAAAAGTATACTTTTTACAAGCATTACACATCGATAGAAAATTTGAGCAGATGGAACTGCACTAGACGTCCTAGATGTAATGCCTATGTTATTGCGAATGACGATTTGGTAATAAAGAATGGCCATTATGAACACAATCATGATATATATAGGTACCATATTACTAAAAgtggaaaatatattaaactttaGCATTGtgtcatattaataaaaattgtgagctTATTTTCCAAACTATATTCgtctattataattttattgactcTGTATCTAATGTCACaaattttcttactttttaCCACTAAAAACTCtcatatatctattatttctaGAAAGGCTAATATTTAACGACGTTATAGGTTCTATtatcgttataaaaaattatatgttgtTTTAAGCTAATGCGATCACTTTtcatacttaaatttttatttgtccgGGTGCTTTGCTGAAATAAAGCGACCTCAACACAACAAAAAGCGTGGTGAGAACCCgcacaattataaatttaaatatgaagttATTAATTGTGTATTCATTGAACCATAAAGAATAATCTTCGAGAATGTTCTTTCTCTTTTTCAACGTTTTCTGTGACTTAACGAACATTTCTGTTAttcaataaagtaattattttgtaatatattgcaTATGCTTTAtactaaaaattgttttaattacaaattaaaaatgaatttcaaACTCATATGAGTTTTTCTACTTTtggattgtaataaaataaaatgacataatggttttttatttatttatttagagaaGGTGTAAAAAATAAGGGTCGTACAATTTTTCAGCTGAATTAATAACCACGATCAACGACAAATGCTTTTTGAAGTACAagcaatttttttacacgaaaGTGTCGAGAAAGAAGTGGCGGTGTATTAACACCAGTAAATGTTATGCGTCTATCATCGTGAACGAATATTGTCAAGTCCTGGAAGAGAGGAAGGCTCATCTGCATCCATCCCCAACCTTCATTAAAACCAGGAGTGGTAAATATATACGTTCCAAATAACCACAACTAGATTATATTAggatttgttatataaataaatatataaatgcctCACACTCATTGCCCTCCAATTCctattgtgtgtgtgtatatatatatatatatatatatatatatatatatatatatctcctGTGTTGTgtgtttttcataaatttttgaattatgcAATATATTCTGTGATAATATTGCCCGTATAAAGGCCTGTGCATACCAGGTTTAATTCCATTAATGCGTGtttgaaaaaatgtttatctATTTCTTCTTCTCCTTATCTCAATTTTTATATtccactagctgtgcccgcaacttcgaccgcgtggaatttaacaaaaaagttattcagtTCAGTTGGcagagttatataataaatagatttctaaaataaaagtagcctaagttactccttactatatcagctatctgccagtaaaagtcccgtcaaaatcggtctagccgtttccaAGATTAGCCggcacaaacagacagacagacaaaagttgaaaaaaatattattttggtatatgtaccgcgtatagatccatatgcatttagtaaaaagcggttattttattattacaaacacactccaattttatttatttgtatagatgtataaattattcttcaaataatatatatttcacttTTTCTCTCTTTAACGCCTTTTcccatttttgtaaaatataataatgcgagtaatcatttttgtaaataaattttattttttaaaaaatgccTTTGATTTCCATTTGATGTTCTTGCTTTCGAATTTTACATCATTACATATAtcgtcataattattttaaattaataagtttgaacattattaaggttctgttgtcaaaggcTATATACTTCCATAATAATAAACAGAAGAGTATAGATGATTGTGTGTCTCAAATACatggtgtgtgtaatgtttgttttattcatttaatgtattttctgcataattaaagaaaaacgtTAGCACTCTGCACTCCTTTTTTCTTCCGCGCAATTTTTGCTTTGCTTcattttgcttcacgt
The nucleotide sequence above comes from Melitaea cinxia chromosome 11, ilMelCinx1.1, whole genome shotgun sequence. Encoded proteins:
- the LOC123657722 gene encoding uncharacterized protein LOC123657722 — its product is MITLHNGKRQLMFKNHLYLKLYCTRDLIRWRCTKHPKCKACVVTNENLIVQKEVTKPKKGQTKEEISEKIKNDPQKLAAEKEKRKRMYKKLIESGRKELISEILECEKIQAREKCRVYSESDYKNNKLKINLMNNFIRENTLSNFNNNRLGFSLLDSVISANLDINDPQPLSPTP